In Streptomyces alboniger, the following are encoded in one genomic region:
- the wecB gene encoding non-hydrolyzing UDP-N-acetylglucosamine 2-epimerase — protein sequence MSDTPVVMGAPVRAMLVLGTRPEAVKLAPVARAITASPLFEPLVVTTGQHREMLHQMLDLLQTGDRTDLDVMRERQQLSTLTARLVDGLGTVIRERRPDLVVVQGDTTTALTGALAAFYERVPVAHVEAGLRTGVLDNPFPEELNRTLIARMARWHFAPTAGAAAHLRSEGVPERAVFVTGNTVVDNLLWVLATGTGRSHFTTSLRRILLTLHRRESHGGAMRDMAGAVRTLADREDVEILLPLHKSPAVREVLLPALAAHPRIRVVEPLDYPDFSATLAACDLVMTDSGGVQEEAPALGKPALVLRTATERTEAVEAGAAQLVGTEPRAIVNAATRLLDDPQAYTRMATAENPFGDGHASRRIIAHLAAGLRAPVPAAAPPPTSPAPRPAPHAEPTAAR from the coding sequence GTGAGTGATACGCCTGTCGTGATGGGCGCGCCCGTACGAGCCATGCTCGTCCTCGGCACCCGGCCGGAAGCCGTCAAGCTGGCGCCCGTGGCCCGCGCCATAACCGCCTCCCCGCTGTTCGAGCCGCTCGTGGTGACCACCGGGCAGCACCGCGAGATGCTCCACCAGATGCTGGACCTTCTCCAGACCGGCGACCGCACCGACCTCGACGTCATGCGGGAACGCCAGCAACTGTCCACCCTGACGGCCCGGTTGGTCGACGGCCTGGGCACGGTGATCCGGGAGCGGCGTCCCGACCTCGTCGTCGTCCAGGGCGACACGACGACGGCGCTGACCGGCGCCCTGGCCGCGTTCTACGAGCGGGTGCCCGTGGCGCACGTAGAGGCCGGGCTGCGTACGGGCGTGCTGGACAACCCCTTTCCGGAGGAGCTGAACCGCACCCTCATCGCCCGTATGGCGCGCTGGCACTTCGCGCCCACCGCGGGTGCTGCCGCCCACCTGAGATCCGAGGGCGTACCGGAGCGCGCGGTGTTCGTCACCGGCAACACCGTTGTCGACAATCTGCTGTGGGTGCTCGCCACGGGAACAGGCCGCAGCCACTTCACCACATCGCTGCGGCGCATCCTGCTCACCCTGCACCGCAGGGAGAGCCACGGCGGCGCCATGCGCGACATGGCGGGTGCGGTACGGACTCTCGCCGACCGGGAGGACGTCGAGATCCTGCTCCCTCTCCACAAGAGTCCCGCGGTCCGCGAGGTCCTGCTCCCCGCGCTCGCCGCGCATCCGCGCATCCGTGTGGTGGAGCCCCTGGACTATCCCGACTTCTCCGCGACCCTCGCCGCCTGCGACCTCGTCATGACGGACTCGGGCGGTGTCCAGGAGGAAGCACCGGCCCTGGGCAAACCGGCCCTGGTCCTGCGCACGGCCACGGAACGGACGGAGGCGGTGGAGGCAGGCGCCGCGCAACTGGTGGGCACCGAACCCCGCGCCATCGTGAACGCGGCGACGAGACTGCTGGACGACCCTCAGGCGTACACGCGGATGGCGACCGCCGAGAACCCCTTCGGAGACGGCCACGCCTCCCGCCGCATCATCGCCCACCTGGCCGCGGGCCTCAGGGCACCCGTCCCCGCCGCCGCACCGCCACCGACGTCACCGGCCCCTCGCCCCGCACCACACGCGGAGCCCACCGCGGCACGCTGA
- a CDS encoding FtsK/SpoIIIE domain-containing protein: MTDLTTLLEVGGPVAALGGGAAYTRAKHPGVYWSAVGLPISTARLLSSYGSVMEACGLSVTPSRLRVLEVKATTRGEIRPVPPRRGIIRPTTTGLRLRLRLAPGQEPADVAASAERLRHAWGVHAVYVTTVKPGVVDLRLVGYDVLREVRMPRKAVGGFLKVPVALREDATPFVRDYRVVPHGLSLGATLSGKSMYLRHLVAGLAPQPVALVGIDCKRGVELAPFASRLSALATDPEQAAELLPVLIKEMEDRYDLIKARQRIAPGTPNEEITSDIWGLPEQERPVPVVLFVDEVAELFLIATRKEEERRDEMVTQLIRVAQLGRAAGIYLEVCGQRFGAELGKGATMLRAQLTGRVCHRVNDEASAKMALGDIAPEAVSAACAIPAERPGLAVAGDTSGGWSRIRTPYLSLSDAAETCRASAHMVPDLPALEPFRPSVPAQPVESPANPVVQPRPVIG; the protein is encoded by the coding sequence ATGACCGATCTGACGACGCTTCTGGAGGTGGGTGGTCCTGTCGCCGCACTCGGCGGCGGGGCTGCCTACACCCGGGCCAAGCATCCCGGGGTCTACTGGTCCGCGGTCGGCCTGCCGATATCCACGGCCCGGCTGCTCAGCTCGTACGGCTCGGTCATGGAGGCCTGCGGCCTGTCCGTGACGCCGTCCCGACTGCGTGTCCTGGAGGTCAAGGCCACAACCCGTGGGGAGATCCGTCCCGTACCGCCTCGACGCGGAATCATCCGCCCGACCACGACCGGTTTACGGCTCCGGCTACGGCTCGCACCCGGCCAGGAACCCGCCGACGTGGCCGCCTCGGCCGAACGGCTGCGGCACGCCTGGGGAGTTCACGCCGTCTACGTGACCACGGTCAAGCCTGGCGTGGTCGACCTGCGTCTCGTCGGCTATGACGTGCTGCGAGAGGTCCGTATGCCGCGCAAAGCGGTGGGCGGATTCCTGAAAGTGCCCGTAGCGCTGCGGGAAGACGCCACACCATTCGTACGCGACTACCGCGTGGTGCCGCACGGCCTCTCCCTGGGCGCCACCCTGTCGGGCAAGTCCATGTACCTGCGGCACCTCGTTGCCGGACTCGCACCGCAGCCCGTCGCCCTGGTCGGCATCGACTGCAAGCGCGGTGTGGAGCTGGCGCCCTTCGCCTCGCGGCTGTCGGCGCTCGCCACCGATCCCGAGCAGGCTGCTGAGTTGTTGCCCGTGCTCATCAAGGAGATGGAGGACCGGTACGACCTGATCAAGGCACGCCAGAGGATCGCACCGGGCACGCCGAACGAGGAGATCACCTCCGACATCTGGGGGCTTCCCGAACAGGAACGACCCGTGCCCGTAGTCCTGTTCGTCGACGAAGTGGCGGAACTCTTTCTCATCGCCACGAGGAAGGAGGAAGAGCGGCGGGACGAGATGGTCACTCAGCTCATCCGGGTCGCCCAACTCGGCCGTGCGGCCGGTATCTACCTGGAGGTGTGCGGGCAGCGATTCGGCGCCGAGCTCGGCAAGGGCGCCACGATGCTCCGGGCCCAGTTGACCGGCCGCGTCTGCCACCGCGTGAACGACGAAGCTTCCGCGAAAATGGCGCTCGGCGACATAGCCCCCGAAGCGGTCTCCGCCGCCTGCGCCATCCCTGCCGAACGGCCCGGTCTCGCCGTCGCCGGTGACACGTCGGGCGGTTGGTCCCGCATCCGCACGCCGTATCTCTCCCTGTCCGACGCTGCCGAGACCTGCCGCGCGTCGGCCCACATGGTCCCCGACCTGCCCGCGCTGGAGCCCTTCCGGCCCTCCGTGCCCGCGCAGCCGGTCGAGTCCCCGGCCAACCCGGTCGTGCAGCCGCGACCGGTCATCGGCTGA
- a CDS encoding DUF4232 domain-containing protein — protein sequence MRTFRSRTTVLAAAGATAALALSLTACGGGSGVKASGTGGSGGSGGSVSVSSSKSPGASASSEAGASAAKSGGSQASPASDATGAAPVCAAKDLSISAARHNGPPYTHIVLTAKNTSGHSCKMTGYPEIQFLESHRENVPPVAKSKPAASVVLKAGAPAYALVRLSDGGTDEDNEIVNGFSVTLQGGGGMAAVTAPGKGGIAVDPAKWATGYWTYELRNGADDF from the coding sequence ATGCGTACGTTCCGCAGCCGCACCACCGTTCTCGCCGCCGCCGGCGCCACCGCGGCGCTCGCGCTGTCGCTCACCGCCTGTGGTGGCGGCTCGGGGGTCAAGGCGTCCGGGACGGGCGGGAGTGGTGGGAGCGGCGGGTCCGTTTCCGTTTCCTCGTCCAAGTCGCCGGGCGCGTCCGCGTCGTCCGAGGCGGGCGCCTCGGCCGCGAAGAGCGGCGGTAGCCAGGCCTCCCCCGCCTCCGATGCCACGGGCGCCGCCCCCGTCTGCGCCGCCAAGGACCTCTCCATCAGCGCCGCCCGCCACAACGGCCCGCCCTACACCCACATCGTCCTGACCGCGAAGAACACCTCGGGGCACAGCTGCAAGATGACCGGTTACCCGGAGATCCAGTTCCTGGAGAGCCACCGGGAGAACGTGCCGCCGGTCGCCAAGAGCAAGCCCGCCGCGTCCGTCGTCCTCAAGGCGGGGGCCCCGGCGTACGCGCTGGTCAGGCTGTCGGACGGGGGCACCGACGAGGACAACGAGATCGTCAACGGCTTCTCCGTGACGCTCCAGGGCGGAGGCGGCATGGCTGCCGTCACGGCTCCGGGCAAGGGCGGCATCGCCGTGGACCCGGCCAAGTGGGCCACCGGGTACTGGACTTACGAGCTGCGTAACGGCGCCGACGACTTCTGA
- a CDS encoding NUDIX hydrolase, which yields MSVAGVIVDDQNRALLIKRRDNGKWEPPGGILEREETIPEALQREVLEETGIKIALPATLTGIYKNMTGLIVSMVFRCEAADGTPTTGDETRALHWATREEVTELADEAYAIRVLDALDAASPPAIRAHDGVKLV from the coding sequence GTGAGCGTTGCCGGAGTCATCGTCGACGACCAGAACCGGGCCCTCCTGATCAAGCGCCGCGACAACGGCAAGTGGGAACCCCCGGGCGGCATCCTCGAACGCGAGGAGACCATCCCCGAAGCCCTGCAACGCGAAGTCCTCGAAGAGACCGGAATCAAGATTGCGCTTCCGGCGACCCTCACCGGCATCTACAAGAACATGACGGGCTTGATCGTCTCCATGGTCTTCCGCTGCGAGGCCGCCGACGGTACGCCCACCACGGGTGACGAGACCCGAGCACTGCACTGGGCCACCCGCGAAGAAGTCACCGAACTCGCCGACGAGGCATACGCGATCCGCGTCCTGGACGCACTCGACGCGGCTTCCCCGCCGGCCATTCGCGCCCATGACGGCGTGAAACTCGTCTAG
- a CDS encoding phosphoribosyltransferase, which yields MSDVRENLTYEKFGGAVRELAQTIADDGYQPDIIISIARGGVFVAGGLAYALDCKNIHLVNVEFYTGVGTTLEMPVMLAPVPNAIDFTDKKVLIADDVADTGKTLKLVHDFCLDHVAEVRSAVIYEKSHSLVKCEYVWKRTDEWINFPWSVEPPVVKRAGQVLDA from the coding sequence ATGAGTGACGTACGAGAGAACCTTACGTACGAGAAGTTCGGCGGCGCCGTGCGTGAGCTGGCGCAGACCATCGCCGACGACGGGTACCAGCCCGACATCATCATCTCCATCGCCCGGGGCGGTGTCTTCGTCGCCGGTGGGCTCGCCTACGCGCTCGACTGCAAGAACATCCACCTCGTGAATGTCGAGTTCTACACGGGCGTCGGGACCACGCTCGAAATGCCCGTCATGCTCGCGCCCGTGCCCAACGCCATCGACTTCACCGACAAGAAGGTGCTCATCGCCGATGACGTCGCCGACACCGGCAAGACGCTGAAGCTCGTGCACGACTTCTGCCTCGACCACGTCGCCGAGGTGCGGTCCGCGGTCATCTATGAGAAGTCGCACTCGCTCGTGAAGTGCGAGTACGTGTGGAAGCGCACCGACGAGTGGATCAACTTCCCCTGGAGCGTCGAGCCGCCCGTCGTGAAGCGGGCGGGGCAGGTACTCGACGCCTGA
- a CDS encoding Yip1 family protein, with the protein MAGFRIGRGRDNRAPQARPQQQPRQQPYGQQAPQGQQQPYGYPPVPPNPQQYGGGGPQYGGGGPQQRGGGGQQWPQAGGGGHGEPEYFGDQGLGPGPGPQGGYDPYAANNPGHTQAFSIGDDPYNQGDTYRAGQAPAPIGPRLHWKDLLRGIVLRPAPTFLQMRDYAMWAPAVVVTFLYGLLAIFGFDDARSDAINATLSAAVPYVLTTGVAITISAFILGVVTHTLARQLGGDGAWQPTVGLSMLIMSLTDAPRVIVAMFLGGGQPFVQLLGWATWLAAGALLTTMVSKSHELPWPKALGAASIQLLAILSIVKLGTF; encoded by the coding sequence GTGGCTGGATTCAGGATCGGACGCGGCCGGGACAACCGCGCCCCGCAAGCGCGACCGCAACAACAACCGCGGCAGCAGCCGTACGGACAGCAGGCCCCCCAGGGGCAGCAGCAGCCGTACGGCTACCCACCCGTGCCGCCGAACCCGCAGCAGTACGGCGGTGGCGGCCCCCAGTACGGGGGCGGCGGCCCGCAGCAGCGTGGCGGCGGCGGCCAGCAGTGGCCGCAGGCGGGCGGCGGCGGTCACGGGGAGCCGGAGTACTTCGGCGACCAGGGCCTTGGCCCCGGCCCCGGCCCCCAGGGCGGCTACGACCCGTACGCGGCCAACAACCCCGGGCACACCCAGGCCTTCTCCATCGGGGATGACCCCTACAACCAGGGCGACACGTACCGCGCGGGCCAGGCCCCCGCGCCCATCGGCCCGCGCCTGCACTGGAAGGACCTGCTGCGCGGCATCGTGCTGCGCCCGGCTCCGACCTTCCTCCAGATGCGGGACTACGCGATGTGGGCCCCGGCGGTCGTCGTCACGTTCCTCTACGGACTGCTCGCGATCTTCGGCTTCGACGACGCCCGCTCCGACGCGATCAACGCCACCCTCTCGGCGGCGGTCCCGTACGTCCTGACGACCGGCGTCGCGATCACCATCAGCGCGTTCATCCTGGGCGTGGTCACGCACACCCTCGCCCGCCAGCTCGGCGGCGACGGCGCCTGGCAGCCGACGGTCGGCCTCTCCATGCTGATCATGTCGCTGACGGACGCGCCCCGCGTGATCGTGGCGATGTTCCTGGGCGGCGGCCAGCCCTTCGTCCAGCTCCTCGGCTGGGCGACCTGGCTGGCGGCGGGCGCGCTGCTCACGACCATGGTGAGCAAGTCCCACGAGCTGCCGTGGCCGAAGGCGCTGGGAGCGGCCTCGATCCAGCTCCTCGCGATCCTGTCGATCGTCAAGCTGGGCACGTTCTAG
- a CDS encoding ATP-binding protein — MHEYTSTARVWGLTCPGFPEEISRARRWTRDILRGSPLADEAALIVSELSTNAILHTASGRQSGSFSLAIEVSPQMVTLSVTDGGGAGTAPKAEHQDEEAEHGRGLDMVSAIAHRVVVNDSDHGHTVTAAFFTEAGRGGQLCG; from the coding sequence ATGCACGAGTATACGAGCACCGCCCGAGTCTGGGGCCTCACTTGCCCAGGATTCCCAGAAGAGATCAGCCGGGCCCGGCGCTGGACGCGGGACATCCTGCGGGGCTCGCCCCTGGCGGATGAAGCCGCACTAATCGTGAGCGAGCTGAGCACGAACGCGATCCTGCACACGGCCAGCGGGCGTCAGTCGGGCAGCTTCTCCCTGGCCATCGAGGTATCCCCTCAGATGGTCACCCTGTCAGTCACCGACGGCGGAGGCGCGGGAACCGCCCCCAAGGCCGAGCACCAGGACGAGGAGGCGGAACACGGCCGAGGTCTAGACATGGTCAGCGCCATCGCGCACCGCGTCGTCGTCAACGACAGCGACCACGGCCACACGGTCACCGCGGCTTTCTTCACCGAGGCCGGCAGGGGAGGCCAACTATGCGGATGA
- a CDS encoding mobile element transfer protein — MSANRRFRSVARIGPVQVGTSYDGRGREKHTAACTAPRCGFSADYDSRAAAELAARTHRCPVR; from the coding sequence ATGAGCGCCAACCGTCGCTTCCGCTCCGTCGCCCGTATCGGTCCCGTCCAGGTCGGCACGTCGTACGACGGTCGTGGCCGTGAGAAGCACACCGCCGCCTGCACGGCCCCGCGCTGCGGCTTCTCCGCCGACTACGACAGTCGCGCCGCCGCCGAACTGGCCGCCCGCACCCACCGCTGCCCCGTCCGCTGA
- a CDS encoding replication initiator — protein sequence MPGLLRQLSGLGGCTHPVRLDGHRTEHAVDTRTGEIGNVLHHLDSATLPAGHLLVRCNNRRTTRCPACAEVYRRDTFHLITSGLRGGRGVPERVAAHPRVFATFTAPGFGPVHNRPTGPARTVRPCRCGLLHDQDDTALGTPLDPDTYDYEAAVLWNAHAGLLWRRFSVYLRREVAKRAGLTQRAFREYARVSFAKVAEYQKRGAVHFHAVIRIDGPDGGDTPPPPWATAELLTDAIRAAATVARVDGPVIDNRAHTFAFGRQLDVRTVRSADFDGGQELTERAVAAYIAKYATKGAETATGALDRPLKFLAELAQLDISDHARRMIRTAWTLGARKELEELRLRAWAHMLGFRGHFSTKSRRYSVTLGALRDARAEWRRAQAATDDQAAPDTTLVLAHWVYAGTGLTDAEAWLAETLEPAPGTEGEPTRG from the coding sequence ATGCCGGGGCTCCTGCGTCAGCTCTCCGGCCTCGGCGGCTGCACCCATCCGGTCCGCCTCGACGGCCACCGGACCGAGCACGCCGTCGACACCCGGACCGGCGAGATCGGCAACGTCCTCCACCACCTCGACTCAGCCACCCTCCCGGCCGGTCACCTCCTGGTCCGCTGCAACAACCGCCGTACGACCCGCTGCCCGGCCTGCGCGGAGGTCTACCGCCGCGACACCTTCCACCTGATCACGTCCGGCCTGCGCGGCGGCAGGGGCGTCCCCGAACGCGTCGCCGCCCACCCCCGCGTCTTCGCCACCTTCACGGCCCCCGGCTTCGGCCCGGTCCACAACCGCCCCACCGGCCCGGCGAGAACAGTCCGCCCTTGCCGTTGCGGCCTCCTCCACGACCAGGACGACACCGCCCTCGGCACCCCGCTCGACCCGGACACCTACGACTACGAAGCAGCCGTGCTCTGGAACGCGCACGCGGGCCTGCTCTGGCGGCGCTTCTCGGTCTACCTCCGCCGGGAGGTCGCCAAGCGCGCCGGCCTCACCCAACGTGCCTTCCGCGAGTACGCCCGGGTCTCCTTCGCCAAGGTCGCCGAGTACCAGAAACGTGGTGCGGTCCACTTCCACGCGGTCATCCGCATCGACGGCCCGGACGGCGGCGACACCCCGCCCCCGCCCTGGGCAACCGCCGAGCTGCTGACCGACGCCATCCGCGCCGCCGCGACCGTCGCCCGCGTGGATGGCCCGGTCATCGACAACCGCGCGCACACCTTCGCCTTCGGCCGCCAACTCGACGTACGCACCGTCCGATCCGCCGACTTCGACGGCGGCCAGGAGCTGACCGAACGGGCCGTCGCCGCGTACATCGCCAAGTACGCCACCAAGGGCGCCGAAACCGCCACAGGAGCACTCGACCGCCCCCTCAAGTTCCTCGCCGAACTCGCGCAGCTCGACATCAGCGACCACGCCCGCCGCATGATCCGTACCGCGTGGACCCTGGGTGCACGCAAGGAGCTGGAAGAACTCCGGCTCCGCGCCTGGGCCCACATGCTCGGCTTCCGCGGCCACTTCTCCACCAAGAGCCGTCGCTACTCCGTCACCCTCGGCGCCCTCCGCGACGCCCGAGCCGAATGGCGCCGCGCCCAAGCCGCCACCGACGACCAGGCCGCGCCGGACACGACCCTCGTCCTCGCTCACTGGGTCTACGCCGGAACCGGCCTCACCGACGCCGAAGCCTGGCTTGCCGAAACCCTCGAACCCGCCCCCGGAACAGAAGGGGAACCCACCCGTGGCTGA
- a CDS encoding GntR family transcriptional regulator encodes MTSLPGLLGAVDPTSDRAVFRQIADQLRESIDRGRFKEGEKLPSEAELVEHYGVSRMTVRNSFSILQGEGLVHAEHGKGVFVRPRPPVRRLASDRFARRHREQGKSAFIVEADAAGSHPQVDSLEVKEEKATQDIATRLGSVRRVLARRRRYLLDGRPVEFATSYLPLDIARGTQIAEPNPGPGGIYARLEELGHHLDHFEEEIRARMPAPSEVKTLRLASGVPVIHLIRTAYDTEGRAVEVCDTVMAADAYVLSYQLPAT; translated from the coding sequence GTGACGTCCCTTCCCGGCTTGCTCGGCGCTGTCGACCCCACGAGTGATCGTGCGGTCTTCCGGCAGATCGCTGACCAGCTTCGCGAGTCCATCGACCGCGGGCGATTCAAGGAGGGCGAGAAGCTGCCTTCCGAGGCAGAACTCGTCGAGCACTACGGCGTCTCCCGGATGACCGTTCGGAACTCCTTCTCGATTTTGCAGGGTGAGGGCCTGGTCCATGCCGAGCATGGCAAGGGCGTCTTCGTGCGACCACGGCCACCAGTGCGGCGTCTAGCCTCTGACCGCTTCGCCCGGCGCCATCGCGAACAGGGCAAGTCCGCCTTCATCGTGGAGGCCGACGCGGCGGGCAGTCACCCTCAGGTCGACAGCCTGGAGGTCAAGGAGGAGAAGGCCACACAGGACATCGCCACCCGCCTTGGTTCTGTGCGGCGCGTACTCGCTCGTCGGCGCCGGTATCTGCTCGATGGTCGGCCGGTCGAGTTCGCCACTTCGTACCTTCCGCTCGATATTGCGCGCGGTACGCAGATCGCCGAACCGAACCCCGGTCCAGGCGGCATCTATGCCCGCCTCGAAGAGCTGGGCCACCACCTCGACCACTTCGAGGAGGAAATCCGGGCCCGGATGCCCGCACCGTCAGAAGTGAAGACGCTCCGGCTGGCCTCCGGCGTACCCGTAATCCATCTGATCCGCACTGCGTATGACACCGAAGGACGGGCCGTGGAGGTCTGCGACACCGTCATGGCGGCGGACGCCTACGTCCTGTCGTACCAGCTCCCGGCCACGTGA
- a CDS encoding DUF2637 domain-containing protein — MRAQLARIDAVLVQAVIAAALSFAHLHDVASAAGQDGWKAWAYPVSVDLLLVAAWRRLRTGDAKAAGWCWFVIALAASLGANVATAGLLDMNHVPAWLRILVAGWPAVAFLGGTLLAHSTPTPPDEVREQDPEGVDDQEDAPDPVPELSSAPAPAAESVPTSTPPPTVAVPAALVDHARKVATEHHTRTGTVIDTTTLRARLGVPMPMADAIAAQL; from the coding sequence ATGCGCGCCCAACTCGCCCGTATCGATGCGGTGCTCGTACAGGCCGTCATCGCGGCAGCCTTGTCCTTCGCCCACCTGCACGACGTCGCCTCGGCGGCCGGACAGGACGGGTGGAAAGCGTGGGCCTATCCGGTCTCGGTGGATCTGTTGCTCGTCGCCGCCTGGCGTCGGCTGCGGACCGGTGACGCCAAAGCCGCGGGCTGGTGCTGGTTCGTCATCGCGCTCGCGGCCTCCCTCGGTGCGAACGTCGCCACCGCCGGACTGCTCGACATGAACCACGTGCCGGCCTGGCTCCGCATCCTCGTCGCGGGCTGGCCTGCGGTCGCCTTCCTCGGCGGGACGCTCCTGGCGCACTCGACGCCGACACCGCCCGACGAGGTCCGGGAGCAAGACCCCGAGGGCGTCGACGACCAGGAGGACGCGCCCGATCCCGTACCGGAGCTCTCGTCGGCACCGGCGCCGGCCGCCGAGTCCGTCCCCACCTCGACCCCTCCGCCCACCGTTGCCGTCCCGGCTGCCCTCGTCGACCACGCCCGCAAGGTCGCCACCGAGCACCACACCCGTACCGGAACGGTCATCGACACCACGACCCTGCGCGCCCGTCTCGGCGTCCCGATGCCCATGGCCGACGCCATCGCCGCTCAGCTCTGA
- a CDS encoding excisionase family DNA-binding protein — protein MAERHLSVDQVAELLGTTARFPRRLIEERRIRYVKVGRHVRIPESAVEEFITSHTVEPIKRSRARYGRAA, from the coding sequence GTGGCTGAGCGGCATCTCTCCGTCGACCAGGTCGCCGAGCTACTCGGCACGACCGCCCGTTTCCCGCGTCGGCTCATCGAGGAGCGGCGCATCCGGTACGTGAAGGTCGGCCGCCACGTGCGCATCCCGGAAAGCGCGGTCGAGGAGTTCATCACCTCCCACACCGTCGAGCCGATCAAGCGCTCCCGTGCTCGCTACGGGAGGGCTGCCTGA
- the dcd gene encoding dCTP deaminase has protein sequence MLLSDKDIRAEIDSGRVRIDPYDESMVQPSSIDVRLDRYFRVFENHRYPHIDPSVEQADLTRLVEPEGDEPFILHPGEFVLASTYEVVSLPDDLASRLEGKSSLGRLGLVTHSTAGFIDPGFSGHVTLELSNLATLPIKLWPGMKIGQLCLFRLTSSAEEPYGSARYGSRYQGQRGPTASRSFLNFHRTQV, from the coding sequence GTGCTTCTCTCAGACAAGGACATCCGGGCCGAGATCGACTCCGGACGGGTGCGGATCGACCCGTACGACGAATCCATGGTGCAGCCCTCGAGCATCGACGTGCGGCTGGACCGCTACTTCCGGGTGTTCGAGAACCACCGCTACCCCCACATCGACCCCTCCGTCGAGCAGGCCGATCTGACGCGGCTCGTGGAGCCCGAGGGTGACGAGCCGTTCATCCTGCACCCCGGGGAGTTCGTGCTCGCCTCGACGTACGAGGTCGTCAGCCTTCCCGATGACCTCGCCAGCCGTCTTGAGGGCAAGTCCAGCCTCGGGCGGCTCGGGCTCGTCACGCACTCCACCGCCGGGTTCATCGACCCGGGGTTCAGCGGGCACGTGACCCTTGAGCTGTCGAACCTCGCGACGCTGCCGATCAAGCTCTGGCCGGGCATGAAGATCGGGCAGCTGTGTCTGTTCCGGCTGACCTCGTCCGCCGAGGAGCCCTACGGCTCGGCGCGGTACGGGTCGCGTTACCAGGGGCAGCGCGGGCCGACCGCCTCCCGGTCCTTCCTCAATTTCCATCGGACGCAGGTGTGA
- a CDS encoding restriction endonuclease, translating to MELEELLSAMDRTAANLKKLDSVWERAKPFIPAGPQLGSDVQYDSLRAAWADLLPGLPRIDGWTITDPLPDINDLGQAFIDCLDIGVPPTAVHAAGDKPGADIAAYRYRLERARRRAARGRLEQLVASIDVALPLAMGGTARDSMERLENEQTEEIETAIGEIARLLGEDAEKIDRWWDLHRHMRFSQGQDWHDIIELDWPAVRAGIEAKALGDSDPLPVPDIDLGQAASGSLTGAATLALPWDRLSDDGFERLLYDLLRDIPEHQNVEWLMQTRAPDRGRDLSMDRVLRDGSGGVRTERVIVQAKHWQSRSVNAVAVSETATAGKLWGPPLVRVVVLATSGRFTADAVSWAERHNSEGSVPYIELWPDSRLETLLAQRPHIAAAHGLK from the coding sequence ATGGAACTGGAGGAGCTCCTTAGCGCCATGGACCGCACGGCGGCCAACCTGAAGAAGCTGGACAGCGTATGGGAGAGGGCCAAGCCGTTCATCCCAGCCGGCCCGCAACTCGGATCTGATGTCCAGTACGACAGCCTCAGGGCGGCGTGGGCGGACCTACTCCCCGGGCTCCCGCGCATCGACGGTTGGACGATCACCGACCCGCTTCCGGACATCAACGACCTAGGCCAAGCCTTCATCGACTGCCTCGACATCGGCGTGCCGCCCACCGCTGTGCATGCTGCTGGGGACAAGCCGGGAGCGGACATCGCTGCCTACCGATACCGGCTGGAACGGGCTCGCCGACGCGCCGCACGAGGTCGATTGGAGCAGCTTGTCGCTTCGATTGACGTCGCTCTCCCTCTCGCAATGGGAGGCACGGCGCGGGACTCCATGGAGCGCCTAGAGAACGAACAGACTGAGGAAATCGAGACGGCGATTGGAGAGATCGCTAGGCTCCTGGGTGAAGACGCCGAGAAAATTGATCGGTGGTGGGATCTGCATCGGCACATGCGCTTCAGTCAAGGGCAGGACTGGCACGACATTATCGAGCTCGACTGGCCCGCCGTACGCGCTGGCATCGAAGCTAAGGCGCTAGGCGACAGTGACCCGCTACCCGTCCCAGACATCGACCTTGGGCAGGCAGCTTCCGGCAGCCTCACGGGTGCGGCGACGTTGGCACTGCCGTGGGATCGGCTGAGCGACGACGGCTTCGAGCGGCTTCTCTATGACCTACTGCGAGACATTCCCGAGCATCAGAATGTCGAGTGGCTGATGCAAACTCGCGCTCCCGACCGAGGGCGCGACCTATCCATGGACCGCGTTCTTCGCGACGGTAGCGGCGGTGTCCGTACGGAACGCGTCATCGTTCAGGCAAAACACTGGCAGAGTCGTTCGGTGAACGCCGTTGCTGTTAGTGAGACTGCAACGGCTGGCAAGCTGTGGGGGCCCCCGCTCGTGCGTGTGGTTGTACTGGCCACTAGCGGCCGTTTCACTGCAGACGCAGTGTCCTGGGCAGAACGACACAACTCGGAGGGCAGCGTGCCCTACATCGAACTGTGGCCCGACAGCAGGCTCGAAACCCTTCTAGCTCAGAGACCGCATATTGCGGCGGCGCACGGCCTCAAGTAG